From Amycolatopsis sp. cg9, one genomic window encodes:
- the helR gene encoding RNA polymerase recycling motor ATPase HelR, giving the protein MTEHETELRAERAHVAGLYARLDAERERVRAEYQASLGGNDVGAMERDVRVRALGREVRRLDVVDNGLCFGRLDADSGERSYVGRIGLFDEENDHEPVLLDWRAPASRPFYTATGANPEGMRRRRQFHTHRRDVVDFTDEDLGRPGGDASGDAALLAAVNAPRGEGMRDIVATIQAEQDEIIRLDHPGVLVIEGGPGTGKTVVALHRVAYLLYTQRERMERHGALVVGPNPAFLNHIGRVLPSLGETDVVFTTTGGLVPGLHVTAEDAPEAARLKGSRKILDVLAAAIADRQRLPGEPVEIQLRDATVRIDAATAEWARQEARDSGQPHNEARAVFADIVTYVLTERAMKRIGQGWLSRDDREDWERFRAELVKDLNADEVFTRALDELWPILTPETLLAQLYSSPERLRAAGGDAVLARAEGDAWTVSDVPLLDELVDLLGRDLAAERAVERAAERERKAKAAYAADVLDNLIEREDVDEDVGLVAKDLLYGEDLADRFVETDTRTLVERASADRDWTYRHVVVDEAQELSEMDWRVLMRRCPGRSFTVVGDLAQRRSAAGARSWAAMLDPYVPGRWVYRSLTVNYRTPAEIMGVAAAVLAGFAPDVRPPESVRACGVQPWARRVTDDELAAAVEEFAGAEAGREGTSVVIGPPGVPGAVPASETKGLEYDAVLVVDPDRILAAGPRGAAELYVALTRATQRLGVLHRGPLPPELAGLAETPVPVP; this is encoded by the coding sequence ATGACGGAACACGAAACGGAACTGCGCGCGGAACGCGCCCACGTGGCCGGGCTCTACGCCCGGCTCGACGCCGAACGCGAGCGCGTGCGGGCCGAGTACCAGGCGTCGCTCGGCGGCAACGACGTCGGCGCCATGGAACGGGACGTCCGGGTGCGGGCGCTGGGCCGGGAGGTGCGGCGGCTGGACGTCGTCGACAACGGGCTGTGCTTCGGGCGGCTCGACGCCGATTCGGGGGAGCGCTCGTACGTCGGCCGGATCGGGCTGTTCGACGAGGAGAACGACCACGAACCGGTGCTGCTCGACTGGCGGGCGCCGGCCTCGCGGCCGTTCTACACCGCCACCGGCGCGAACCCGGAGGGCATGCGCCGCCGGCGGCAGTTCCACACCCACCGGCGGGACGTCGTCGACTTCACCGACGAGGACCTCGGCCGGCCGGGCGGGGACGCGTCGGGGGACGCGGCGCTGCTCGCCGCCGTCAACGCGCCGCGCGGCGAAGGCATGCGGGACATCGTCGCGACGATCCAGGCCGAGCAGGACGAGATCATCCGGCTCGACCACCCCGGCGTGCTGGTGATCGAAGGCGGGCCGGGCACCGGGAAGACGGTGGTGGCGCTGCACCGCGTCGCCTACCTGCTCTACACCCAGCGGGAGCGGATGGAACGGCACGGCGCGCTCGTGGTCGGGCCCAACCCGGCGTTCCTGAACCACATCGGGCGCGTGCTGCCGTCGCTCGGGGAGACCGACGTCGTCTTCACGACGACCGGCGGCCTCGTGCCCGGCCTGCACGTCACCGCCGAGGACGCGCCGGAAGCCGCGCGGCTCAAGGGTTCCCGGAAGATCCTGGACGTGCTCGCGGCCGCCATCGCCGACCGGCAACGGCTTCCCGGGGAGCCGGTGGAGATCCAGCTGCGGGACGCGACCGTCCGGATCGACGCCGCGACCGCGGAGTGGGCCCGGCAGGAGGCGCGGGACAGCGGGCAGCCGCACAACGAAGCCCGCGCGGTGTTCGCCGACATCGTCACGTACGTGCTCACCGAGCGGGCGATGAAGCGGATCGGCCAGGGCTGGCTGAGCCGCGACGACCGCGAGGACTGGGAACGGTTCCGGGCCGAACTGGTCAAGGATCTGAACGCCGACGAGGTGTTCACCCGCGCGCTCGACGAACTGTGGCCGATCCTGACCCCGGAAACCCTGCTGGCGCAGCTGTATTCGTCGCCGGAGCGGCTGCGCGCGGCGGGCGGCGACGCCGTGCTCGCGCGGGCCGAGGGCGACGCGTGGACGGTGTCGGACGTGCCGCTGCTCGACGAGCTCGTCGACCTGCTGGGCCGGGACCTCGCGGCCGAGAGGGCGGTGGAGCGGGCGGCTGAGCGCGAGCGCAAGGCGAAGGCCGCCTACGCCGCCGACGTCCTGGACAACCTCATCGAGCGCGAGGACGTCGACGAGGACGTCGGCCTGGTCGCCAAGGACCTGCTCTACGGCGAGGACCTGGCGGACCGGTTCGTCGAAACCGACACCCGGACGCTCGTCGAGCGCGCCTCGGCGGACCGGGACTGGACCTACCGGCACGTCGTGGTCGACGAGGCCCAGGAACTGTCCGAAATGGACTGGCGGGTGCTGATGCGGCGCTGCCCGGGGCGGTCGTTCACGGTGGTGGGCGACCTCGCCCAGCGCCGGTCGGCGGCCGGGGCGCGGTCGTGGGCCGCGATGCTGGACCCGTACGTGCCCGGCCGCTGGGTCTACCGCTCGCTGACGGTGAACTACCGCACCCCGGCGGAGATCATGGGGGTCGCCGCCGCGGTGCTGGCGGGGTTCGCGCCCGACGTGCGGCCGCCGGAATCGGTGCGCGCGTGCGGTGTCCAGCCGTGGGCGCGGCGGGTCACCGACGACGAACTCGCCGCGGCCGTCGAGGAGTTCGCCGGCGCCGAAGCCGGGCGCGAAGGCACCAGCGTCGTGATCGGGCCGCCGGGGGTGCCCGGCGCCGTGCCGGCGTCCGAGACGAAGGGCCTGGAGTACGACGCCGTGCTGGTCGTGGACCCGGACCGGATCCTCGCCGCCGGGCCCCGCGGCGCGGCCGAGCTCTACGTGGCGCTCACCCGGGCCACCCAGCGCCTCGGCGTCCTGCACCGGGGCCCGTTGCCGCCGGAGCTGGCCGGGCTCGCCGAGACCCCGGTGCCGGTGCCGTGA
- the efeB gene encoding iron uptake transporter deferrochelatase/peroxidase subunit, with product MTSAEGTRVSRRKLFGLAGAGVALAGAGAAAGIGIDKATSGSAEASVNTVDFHGEHQAGIVTPTQANLHFAALDVTTKDREKLRQLLKTWTDAARRMTAGQEVVAGGAIDGGQYAPPGDTGEALDLPAANLTLTIGFGPSLFDGRFGLAGKRPPQLIDLPLFPKDKLDPARSGGDLCIQACADDPQVAVHAVRNLVRLGFGVTEVRWSQLGFGRSSSTSRAQATPRNLFGFKDGTNNIKSEDTDILRDQVWAEAGDGQAWMAGGSYLVARRIRMHIETWDRESLDGQQQIVGRTKGTGAPLGQAAEFDELDLEVGGAGGEKVIAADAHVRLASHQALKGVRILRRGYNFVDGSDGVGHLEAGLFFLAFNRDTRTQYVPMQQALSSKDAMMEYVQHTGSAHFAVPPGVTRESSWADALFS from the coding sequence GTGACGTCGGCAGAGGGCACGCGGGTTTCGCGGCGGAAGCTGTTCGGCCTGGCGGGCGCGGGGGTCGCGCTCGCGGGGGCGGGAGCCGCCGCCGGCATCGGGATCGACAAGGCGACGAGCGGCAGCGCCGAGGCGTCGGTGAACACCGTCGACTTCCACGGCGAGCACCAGGCGGGGATCGTCACGCCGACGCAGGCGAACCTGCACTTCGCGGCCCTCGACGTGACCACGAAAGACCGCGAGAAGCTGCGTCAGCTGTTGAAGACGTGGACCGACGCGGCCCGCCGGATGACCGCCGGTCAGGAGGTCGTGGCGGGCGGCGCGATCGACGGCGGCCAGTACGCCCCGCCCGGCGACACCGGCGAGGCGCTCGACCTGCCGGCGGCGAACCTGACGCTGACCATCGGCTTCGGCCCGTCGCTGTTCGACGGCCGGTTCGGCCTGGCAGGCAAGCGGCCGCCGCAGCTGATCGACCTGCCGCTGTTCCCGAAGGACAAGCTCGACCCGGCCCGCAGCGGCGGCGACCTGTGCATCCAGGCCTGCGCGGACGACCCGCAGGTGGCGGTGCACGCGGTCCGCAACCTGGTGCGCCTCGGCTTCGGCGTCACCGAGGTCCGCTGGTCGCAGCTCGGTTTCGGCCGCAGCTCGTCGACGTCGCGGGCGCAGGCGACGCCGCGGAACCTGTTCGGCTTCAAGGACGGCACGAACAACATCAAGTCCGAGGACACCGACATCCTGCGCGACCAGGTGTGGGCCGAGGCCGGCGACGGCCAGGCCTGGATGGCCGGCGGTTCGTACCTGGTCGCGCGCCGGATCCGGATGCACATCGAGACGTGGGACCGCGAGTCCCTCGACGGCCAGCAGCAGATCGTCGGCCGCACGAAGGGCACCGGCGCCCCGCTCGGCCAAGCCGCGGAGTTCGACGAGCTGGACCTGGAGGTCGGCGGCGCGGGCGGCGAGAAGGTGATCGCGGCGGACGCCCATGTCCGGCTGGCCTCGCACCAGGCCCTGAAGGGCGTCCGGATCCTGCGCCGCGGCTACAACTTCGTCGACGGCTCCGACGGCGTCGGGCACCTGGAGGCGGGGCTGTTCTTCCTGGCGTTCAACCGGGACACGCGCACGCAGTACGTGCCGATGCAGCAGGCGCTGTCGTCGAAGGACGCGATGATGGAGTACGTCCAGCACACCGGTTCGGCGCACTTCGCGGTCCCGCCGGGCGTGACCCGCGAGTCGAGCTGGGCGGACGCCCTCTTTTCCTAA
- a CDS encoding TetR/AcrR family transcriptional regulator, whose product MVRAGLTTERVVRAGAELADEAGFDSVTPSELARRFGVKVASLYSHVKNAHDLRTRIALLALDELADRAAAALAGRAGKDALVAFADVYRDYAREHPGRYAATRFRLNPETAAASAGPRHAEMMRAILRGYAVTGPDETHAVRLLGSVFHGYVDLEAHGGFDHSSPPSPESWNRILTVLDTVLRDWPTA is encoded by the coding sequence ATGGTTCGAGCCGGGCTGACCACGGAGCGCGTCGTGCGCGCCGGCGCGGAGCTGGCCGACGAGGCCGGCTTCGACAGCGTGACGCCGTCGGAGCTCGCGCGGCGCTTCGGCGTCAAGGTCGCGAGCCTGTATTCGCACGTCAAGAACGCGCACGACCTGCGGACGAGGATCGCGCTGCTCGCACTGGACGAGCTCGCCGACCGCGCCGCCGCCGCGCTGGCGGGGCGGGCGGGCAAGGACGCGCTCGTGGCCTTCGCCGACGTCTACCGCGACTACGCCCGGGAACACCCCGGCCGCTACGCCGCCACGCGGTTCCGGCTCAACCCGGAAACCGCCGCCGCGAGCGCCGGGCCCCGCCACGCCGAGATGATGCGCGCGATCCTGCGCGGCTACGCCGTGACCGGCCCGGACGAGACGCACGCCGTGCGCCTGCTGGGCAGCGTCTTCCACGGGTACGTCGACCTGGAGGCGCACGGCGGGTTCGACCACAGCTCGCCGCCCTCGCCGGAGTCCTGGAACCGGATCCTCACGGTGCTCGACACCGTGCTTCGCGATTGGCCCACCGCATGA
- a CDS encoding glycosyltransferase, with protein MRVLLSTYGSRGDVEPMAGFGVALRAQGAEVRVCAPPDEDFARRLAEAGVEFVPYGPSAKALTKAAPGRSSLPERAAQLIAAQFDVVAAAAEGCDVVVATGLLPTMAGALSVAEKLGIPSVVVTFQKVVLPSPHHAPLAYPGKPFPAGVTDNRVLWEHDAENVNALFGEALDTNRVANGLPPVGDVRGYVFRNPIWLATDPVLDPWEAVPGLDVRQTGAWVVPDERPLPAALEEFLAAGEPPVYVGFGSMPMAAAADVAQVAVEAVRAQGRRVVVSRGWADLDLLDDGDDCFVVGEVNHQELFGRVAAVVHHGGAGTTMTATRAGAAQVVVPQATDQPYWASRVAGLGAGVAHDGPVPTVASLSAALETALAPSTRARAAAVAATIRADGAEVAAALLLGSRETQPA; from the coding sequence GTGCGTGTTCTGCTGTCTACGTACGGGTCGCGCGGGGACGTCGAACCGATGGCGGGGTTCGGGGTGGCGCTGCGGGCCCAGGGCGCCGAGGTGCGGGTGTGCGCCCCGCCCGACGAGGACTTCGCCCGGCGGCTGGCCGAGGCCGGGGTGGAGTTCGTGCCGTACGGGCCGTCGGCCAAGGCGCTGACCAAGGCGGCGCCCGGGCGGTCGTCCCTGCCCGAGCGCGCCGCGCAGCTGATCGCGGCCCAGTTCGACGTCGTGGCCGCGGCGGCCGAGGGGTGCGACGTGGTCGTGGCGACCGGGTTGCTGCCGACCATGGCCGGCGCGCTGTCGGTCGCGGAGAAGCTGGGCATCCCGTCGGTGGTCGTGACCTTCCAGAAGGTCGTCCTGCCGTCCCCGCACCACGCGCCGCTGGCGTACCCGGGCAAGCCGTTCCCGGCGGGGGTCACCGACAACCGGGTGCTGTGGGAGCACGACGCCGAAAACGTGAACGCGCTCTTCGGCGAGGCGCTCGACACCAACCGCGTCGCGAACGGGTTGCCGCCGGTCGGTGACGTCCGCGGGTACGTCTTCCGGAACCCGATCTGGCTGGCCACGGACCCGGTGCTGGACCCGTGGGAGGCGGTGCCCGGGCTCGACGTCCGGCAGACCGGCGCGTGGGTCGTGCCGGACGAGCGGCCGCTCCCGGCCGCGCTGGAGGAGTTCCTGGCCGCCGGTGAGCCGCCGGTGTACGTCGGCTTCGGGAGCATGCCGATGGCCGCGGCGGCGGACGTCGCCCAGGTCGCGGTCGAGGCGGTCCGGGCGCAGGGGCGCCGCGTGGTCGTCTCGCGCGGCTGGGCCGACCTGGACCTGCTCGACGACGGCGACGACTGCTTCGTCGTCGGGGAGGTCAACCACCAGGAGCTGTTCGGCCGGGTCGCGGCCGTCGTGCACCACGGTGGGGCGGGGACCACGATGACCGCGACGCGGGCCGGCGCGGCCCAGGTCGTGGTGCCGCAGGCGACGGACCAGCCGTACTGGGCGAGCCGGGTGGCCGGGCTGGGTGCCGGGGTCGCCCACGACGGTCCGGTGCCGACCGTCGCTTCGCTGTCCGCCGCGCTCGAGACGGCCTTGGCGCCGTCGACCCGGGCGCGGGCGGCCGCGGTGGCCGCCACGATCCGCGCCGACGGCGCCGAAGTGGCCGCGGCGCTGCTGCTCGGCAGCCGCGAAACCCAGCCCGCCTGA
- the efeU gene encoding iron uptake transporter permease EfeU, producing MLFSSALIGLREGLEAALVVSILVAFLVKTERRHALRWVWPGVGAAVLLSVAVGAILTYTTAQLSFEHQELLGGSLSIVAVVFVTAMIFWMRKASKSIAAELRGKMDDALDVGPAAVLLLSFLAVGREGLETAVFFYSAVQTAQSDTVQPLIGFAIGIAAAVVLAWLLYKGAVRFNLGKFFTITGVLLVFVAAGVLGYGLHDLQEAAFLPGIGTLAFDASATLPETSWYGALLKGIFNYSQQTTVLQAVAWVAYVAIVLPLFLKPSKKTAPAPAAAAASKE from the coding sequence GTGTTGTTCTCGAGCGCGCTGATCGGGCTGCGGGAAGGCCTGGAGGCCGCGCTGGTCGTCAGCATCCTCGTGGCCTTCCTCGTGAAGACCGAGCGGCGGCACGCGCTGCGCTGGGTGTGGCCCGGCGTCGGCGCCGCGGTGCTGCTGTCGGTCGCCGTCGGCGCGATCCTCACCTACACGACCGCGCAGCTGTCGTTCGAGCACCAGGAGCTGCTCGGCGGGAGCCTGTCGATCGTCGCCGTCGTGTTCGTCACCGCGATGATCTTCTGGATGCGCAAGGCGTCGAAGAGCATCGCCGCCGAGCTGCGCGGGAAGATGGACGACGCGCTCGACGTCGGCCCGGCGGCCGTGCTGCTGCTGTCGTTCCTCGCGGTCGGGCGCGAAGGGCTGGAGACCGCGGTGTTCTTCTACTCCGCCGTCCAGACCGCGCAGTCGGACACCGTGCAGCCGCTGATCGGCTTCGCCATCGGCATCGCGGCCGCCGTCGTGCTCGCCTGGCTGCTCTACAAGGGCGCCGTCCGGTTCAACCTGGGCAAGTTCTTCACGATCACCGGCGTCCTGCTCGTGTTCGTCGCCGCCGGCGTGCTCGGCTACGGCCTGCACGACCTGCAGGAGGCCGCGTTCCTGCCGGGCATCGGCACCCTCGCCTTCGACGCTTCGGCCACGCTGCCCGAGACGTCCTGGTACGGCGCCCTGCTGAAGGGCATCTTCAACTATTCGCAGCAGACGACCGTGCTGCAGGCCGTCGCGTGGGTCGCCTACGTCGCCATCGTGCTGCCCCTGTTCCTCAAGCCCAGCAAGAAGACCGCGCCGGCGCCCGCCGCCGCGGCCGCCTCGAAGGAGTGA
- a CDS encoding PPOX class F420-dependent oxidoreductase produces MFTDAELAYLASQPLGRLATRQPNGTLQANPVGFRYNPDEKTVDVTGHNLRNSKKFRNIATDDHVAFVVDDLPSTNPWRVRCLEIRGRAEALTGVNLPDNHFDDAVIRIHPERILAFGVEDWDREPLELETNIRNV; encoded by the coding sequence ATGTTCACGGACGCAGAACTCGCCTACCTCGCCTCGCAGCCGCTCGGCCGCCTCGCCACCCGCCAGCCGAACGGGACGCTGCAGGCCAACCCCGTCGGCTTCCGCTACAACCCGGACGAGAAGACCGTCGACGTCACCGGGCACAACCTGCGGAACAGCAAGAAGTTCCGCAACATCGCGACCGACGACCACGTCGCCTTCGTCGTCGACGACCTCCCGTCGACGAACCCGTGGCGCGTGCGGTGCCTGGAGATCCGCGGCCGCGCCGAAGCGCTGACCGGCGTCAACCTGCCGGACAACCACTTCGACGACGCCGTGATCCGCATCCACCCGGAGCGCATCCTCGCGTTCGGCGTCGAGGACTGGGACCGCGAGCCGCTGGAGCTCGAGACGAACATCCGGAACGTCTGA
- a CDS encoding murein transglycosylase encodes MVTGVVLVVTIGVQNPDEPAAPPAVQPALAIPEQRPQPGAEAPRAGLAAPVDRPQVSDQAELDAWATRVAGKTHIPARVLAAYGRAEMWMQRQKPTCHLSWATLAGIGRVETERGDFDLSAISASGRLVKPVVGPPLDGSPGVPAVHDSDGGKLDGDKSWDHAIGPMQFLPSTWKKYQERANGDGGAPDPQNVDDAAFTAARFLCSGGDDLGTPAGWWRAILFYNQAVAYAQDVFSAADAYAEASVAP; translated from the coding sequence GTGGTCACCGGGGTGGTCCTGGTGGTCACCATCGGTGTCCAGAACCCGGACGAACCCGCCGCACCGCCGGCCGTCCAGCCCGCGCTGGCCATCCCGGAGCAGCGCCCGCAGCCCGGCGCCGAAGCGCCGCGAGCCGGGCTCGCCGCCCCGGTCGACCGGCCCCAGGTGTCGGACCAGGCCGAGCTGGACGCGTGGGCGACCCGCGTCGCGGGCAAGACGCACATCCCGGCGCGCGTGCTCGCCGCGTACGGCCGGGCGGAGATGTGGATGCAGCGCCAGAAGCCGACGTGCCACCTCTCGTGGGCGACCCTCGCCGGCATCGGCCGGGTCGAGACCGAGCGCGGCGACTTCGACCTCTCGGCGATCAGCGCGAGCGGCCGCCTGGTGAAACCGGTGGTCGGGCCGCCCCTCGACGGTTCGCCGGGGGTCCCGGCGGTGCACGACTCCGACGGCGGCAAGCTCGACGGCGACAAGTCGTGGGACCACGCGATCGGCCCGATGCAGTTCCTGCCGTCGACGTGGAAGAAGTACCAGGAGCGGGCGAACGGCGACGGTGGCGCGCCGGACCCGCAGAACGTCGACGACGCGGCCTTCACGGCGGCCCGCTTCCTGTGCTCGGGCGGCGACGACCTCGGCACCCCGGCCGGCTGGTGGCGCGCGATCCTGTTCTACAACCAGGCGGTCGCGTACGCGCAGGACGTCTTCAGCGCGGCCGACGCCTACGCCGAAGCGAGTGTCGCGCCCTAG
- the rox gene encoding rifampin monooxygenase: protein MIDVIVAGGGPTGTMLAAELRLHGVRVLVLEREPEPVKEVRSLGLHVRSIEVMAQRGLLDRFLAEGKQFQMAGYFAGIDKPWPERLDSAHAYVLGIPQPVTQRLLTEHAVEAGAEIRPGAEVVGLSQDDEGVTVELAGGERLRARYVVGCDGGRSTVRKLLGIGFPGEPARHETLLGEMEVTAPAEEVAAIVTEIRKTEKFFGLGPLGQTGRYRVLVPAAQVSEDRSVPPTLEEFRQQLRVYAGTDFGVHSPLWLSRFGDATRLAERYRDGRVFLAGDAAHIHPPLGGQGLNLGLQDALNLGWKLAAELGGWAPAGLLDTYQAERHPVAADVLDNTRAQGELMRPDAGPQAVRRLLAKLMDFEEVNRYLIGRIVGIEIRYDFGDEHDLAGRRLRDLTLKQGRLYDLMHGGRGLLLDQTGSLSVAGWADRVDHVVDVSEELDVSAVLVRPDGHVAWVGEDQEQLRDRLARWFGAPAEA from the coding sequence ATGATCGACGTGATCGTGGCCGGCGGCGGCCCGACCGGCACGATGCTGGCCGCGGAACTGCGGCTGCACGGCGTGCGGGTGCTCGTGCTGGAGCGCGAACCCGAGCCGGTGAAGGAGGTGCGGTCGCTCGGCCTGCACGTGCGCAGCATCGAGGTGATGGCCCAGCGCGGCCTGCTGGACCGCTTCCTCGCCGAAGGCAAGCAGTTCCAGATGGCCGGGTACTTCGCCGGCATCGACAAGCCGTGGCCGGAACGGCTGGACAGCGCGCACGCGTACGTCCTCGGCATCCCGCAGCCGGTCACCCAGCGGCTGCTGACCGAGCACGCCGTCGAAGCCGGCGCCGAGATCCGGCCCGGTGCCGAGGTGGTGGGGCTGAGCCAGGACGACGAGGGCGTCACCGTCGAGCTGGCCGGGGGTGAGCGGCTGCGGGCGCGCTACGTCGTCGGCTGCGACGGCGGGCGCAGCACCGTCCGGAAGCTGCTCGGCATCGGGTTCCCCGGCGAGCCCGCCCGGCACGAGACGCTGCTCGGCGAGATGGAGGTGACCGCGCCGGCGGAGGAGGTGGCCGCCATCGTGACCGAGATCCGCAAGACGGAGAAGTTCTTCGGGCTCGGCCCGCTCGGCCAAACGGGGCGGTACCGGGTGCTCGTGCCCGCCGCGCAGGTGAGCGAAGACCGTTCGGTCCCGCCGACCCTCGAGGAGTTCAGGCAGCAGCTGCGCGTGTACGCGGGCACCGACTTCGGCGTGCACTCGCCGCTGTGGCTGTCCCGCTTCGGCGACGCGACGAGGCTCGCCGAGCGCTACCGGGACGGCCGCGTCTTCCTCGCGGGCGACGCGGCGCACATCCACCCGCCGCTGGGCGGGCAGGGCCTCAACCTCGGGCTCCAGGACGCGCTGAACCTCGGCTGGAAGCTGGCCGCCGAGCTCGGCGGGTGGGCCCCGGCCGGGCTGCTCGACACCTACCAGGCCGAACGGCACCCGGTGGCCGCCGACGTGCTGGACAACACCCGGGCCCAGGGCGAGCTGATGCGGCCCGACGCCGGGCCGCAGGCCGTGCGCCGGCTGCTGGCGAAGCTGATGGACTTCGAGGAGGTCAACCGGTACCTGATCGGGCGGATCGTCGGGATCGAGATCCGCTACGACTTCGGCGACGAGCACGACCTGGCCGGACGGCGGCTGCGGGACCTCACCCTGAAGCAGGGGCGCCTGTACGACCTGATGCACGGCGGCCGCGGGCTGCTGCTCGACCAGACCGGGAGCCTGTCGGTGGCCGGCTGGGCGGACCGGGTCGACCACGTCGTGGACGTCAGCGAAGAGCTGGACGTGTCCGCGGTGCTCGTGCGGCCGGACGGCCACGTCGCCTGGGTGGGCGAAGACCAGGAACAACTGCGGGACCGGCTGGCGCGGTGGTTCGGCGCGCCGGCCGAGGCGTGA
- the efeO gene encoding iron uptake system protein EfeO, giving the protein MTVRKTTPLAVVAGAAALVALSACDSKSDTAGAAAAGGPIKVSASDTACEVSATTAGAGNVTFEITNKGTKVTEFYLYAEGDRIMGEVENIAPGLNRRLIVEVADAGKYQTACKPGMAGNGIRGDFTVTGGVAKQNNTDAQKAQATKSYADYIANNTAALQEETGKFADLVKAGKVDEAKAAYARTRVYYERIEPVAEKFGDLDPAIDVREADLEPGQQFTGFHRLEKDLFKTGLQADSGQIADKLVTDVKDLVAKSKTLELSALDLANGAKGLLDEVATGKITGEEETFSHTDLWDFQANLDGSKGAITSLRPILQAKDPALTSTLDKEFANVQGLLDKQRAGDGFKLYTELSQDQVKEFASAVDALSEPLSKVAEVVSK; this is encoded by the coding sequence GTGACCGTGCGCAAGACCACCCCGCTGGCCGTCGTGGCCGGCGCCGCCGCCCTGGTGGCGCTGTCCGCCTGCGACAGCAAGAGCGACACCGCGGGTGCCGCGGCGGCAGGCGGCCCGATCAAGGTGTCGGCGTCCGACACCGCCTGCGAGGTCTCCGCCACCACCGCCGGCGCGGGCAACGTGACCTTCGAGATCACCAACAAGGGCACCAAGGTCACCGAGTTCTACCTCTACGCCGAGGGTGACCGGATCATGGGCGAGGTCGAGAACATCGCGCCCGGGCTGAACCGCCGGCTGATCGTCGAGGTCGCCGACGCCGGCAAGTACCAGACCGCGTGCAAGCCGGGCATGGCGGGCAACGGCATCCGCGGCGACTTCACCGTCACCGGCGGCGTCGCCAAGCAGAACAACACCGACGCGCAGAAGGCGCAGGCCACCAAGAGCTACGCCGACTACATCGCGAACAACACCGCCGCGCTGCAGGAGGAAACCGGCAAGTTCGCCGACCTCGTGAAGGCGGGCAAGGTCGACGAGGCGAAGGCCGCGTACGCGCGCACCCGCGTCTACTACGAGCGGATCGAGCCGGTGGCCGAGAAGTTCGGCGACCTGGACCCGGCCATCGACGTCCGCGAGGCCGACCTCGAACCGGGCCAGCAGTTCACCGGGTTCCACCGGCTGGAGAAGGACCTGTTCAAGACCGGCCTGCAGGCGGACAGCGGCCAGATCGCCGACAAGCTGGTGACCGACGTCAAGGACCTGGTCGCCAAGTCCAAGACCCTGGAACTGTCCGCTTTGGACCTCGCGAACGGCGCGAAGGGCCTGCTCGACGAGGTCGCGACCGGCAAGATCACCGGCGAGGAGGAGACCTTCTCGCACACCGACCTCTGGGACTTCCAGGCCAACCTGGACGGGTCGAAGGGCGCGATCACCTCGCTGCGGCCGATCCTGCAGGCGAAGGACCCCGCCCTCACGTCCACTTTGGACAAGGAGTTCGCGAACGTCCAGGGACTGCTGGACAAGCAGCGCGCCGGTGACGGCTTCAAGCTCTACACCGAGCTGTCCCAGGACCAGGTCAAGGAGTTCGCCTCGGCCGTCGACGCGCTGAGCGAGCCGCTGAGCAAGGTTGCGGAGGTCGTCTCGAAGTGA
- a CDS encoding ABC transporter ATP-binding protein, whose amino-acid sequence MRAVGAAEVAPATYAWEIQAQGLRVRVGRRKMAVDGLDLSLGQGVHGLLGPNGAGKTTLIRALATVLRPADGSLTLLGTQAGGHTGQRALRRRIGYLPQNFGYYKRFTVREFVEYLAWLKEMSKEDIPGAVQRAIERVGLADRADDRMKTLSGGMVRRVGIAQAIVNDPDILLLDEPTAGLDPAQRVRFRELVQELGRDSCVLISTHLVEDVATACTDVVLFAGGKLVFQGTPGELAEAGTLEHVGDSPIERGYSALLNHEPGTGAW is encoded by the coding sequence ATGCGGGCAGTGGGGGCCGCCGAGGTCGCACCGGCGACCTACGCCTGGGAGATCCAGGCGCAGGGGCTGAGGGTGCGGGTAGGGCGGCGGAAGATGGCCGTGGACGGGCTGGACCTGTCCCTCGGCCAGGGGGTGCACGGTCTGCTCGGGCCCAACGGCGCGGGCAAGACGACCCTGATCAGGGCACTCGCGACGGTGCTCCGGCCGGCGGACGGCAGCCTGACGCTGCTCGGCACGCAAGCGGGCGGGCACACCGGCCAGCGCGCTCTGCGCCGGCGGATCGGCTACCTGCCGCAGAACTTCGGCTACTACAAGCGGTTCACGGTGCGGGAGTTCGTCGAGTACCTGGCGTGGCTCAAGGAGATGTCCAAAGAGGACATCCCGGGCGCGGTCCAGCGCGCGATCGAGCGCGTCGGGCTGGCCGACCGCGCCGACGACCGCATGAAGACCCTGTCCGGCGGCATGGTCCGGCGGGTGGGGATCGCCCAGGCGATCGTCAACGACCCGGACATCCTCCTGCTCGACGAGCCGACGGCGGGCCTCGACCCGGCGCAGCGCGTGCGGTTCCGGGAACTGGTGCAGGAACTCGGCCGCGACTCGTGCGTGCTGATTTCGACGCACCTGGTGGAAGACGTCGCGACGGCGTGCACGGACGTGGTGCTGTTCGCCGGGGGAAAGCTGGTGTTCCAGGGGACACCGGGCGAGCTGGCCGAAGCGGGGACGCTGGAGCACGTCGGCGACAGCCCGATCGAGCGCGGCTATTCGGCTTTGCTGAACCACGAACCGGGCACGGGGGCGTGGTGA